In Arthrobacter citreus, a single genomic region encodes these proteins:
- a CDS encoding ABC transporter ATP-binding protein → MEANEEVVLCLRDLRKDYGAKSVLKGIDLTVNRGQIIGYIGPNGAGKSTTIKILLGLEGDYSGRVEIFGEEVTVQSVEYKKKIGYVPEIAELYDNLTAREYLTFIGELYGMEFNEADEKAEKLMKVFGLEEVYLSRIASFSKGMRQKVLIISSLIHNPDLLFLDEPLSGLDANSVMVFKEILDILAANGKTIFYSSHIMDVVEKISNRIILINDGKIVADGSFKELKEQNVEGSLEQIFNQLTGFNEHQALAEEFVSIVKGG, encoded by the coding sequence ATCGAAGCAAATGAAGAAGTTGTATTATGTTTAAGGGATTTGAGAAAGGATTATGGAGCAAAATCAGTTTTAAAAGGGATTGATTTAACCGTAAATCGTGGACAAATTATCGGCTATATTGGACCGAATGGAGCTGGTAAGAGTACGACTATTAAAATATTATTGGGTCTAGAAGGGGATTATTCTGGTAGAGTCGAAATTTTTGGCGAAGAGGTCACTGTTCAAAGTGTGGAATATAAAAAGAAGATTGGCTATGTACCTGAAATTGCTGAGCTATATGATAATCTTACGGCTAGAGAGTATTTAACTTTTATTGGTGAATTATATGGAATGGAATTTAATGAGGCGGATGAAAAGGCAGAAAAATTAATGAAGGTCTTTGGCTTGGAGGAAGTTTATTTATCACGAATCGCTTCTTTTTCAAAAGGAATGAGGCAAAAAGTCCTGATTATTTCTAGTTTAATCCATAATCCAGACCTTTTGTTTTTAGATGAGCCACTCAGTGGACTTGATGCAAACAGCGTAATGGTATTTAAAGAAATACTAGATATTCTAGCAGCTAATGGAAAAACTATTTTTTACTCTTCACATATTATGGATGTTGTTGAGAAGATTAGTAACCGAATTATATTAATCAATGACGGTAAAATTGTAGCGGATGGTAGTTTTAAAGAATTAAAGGAACAAAATGTAGAAGGATCGTTGGAACAAATTTTTAATCAGCTCACAGGATTCAATGAGCACCAAGCATTAGCTGAGGAATTTGTTTCCATCGTAAAAGGGGGGTAA
- a CDS encoding Ger(x)C family spore germination protein produces MKKIAKCLLIVMLLIGLTGCKDKINIEDITMALLYGIDIDEQGEVNVYMASPVFSKEANEKNEQFKVKSLSIKEASDFIDSRATGITAGGKVQTVLIGRKIINYKDWFSILDVFYRDPKMRLNADIVFVNGQVSDVIEFSPKNKPRLSIFIPQLIKTANFRNVSVRTSLRNYYSMNLEKGITPFAPEVTLKDNILEISGTTLLNNQNQYRRTLSLKETLLLKILRANTEGQLSMWLKAKQHKKNENTISKEKISFYIMDVKRNIKKKYKDGKYEFNINLKLPVAITESPIKLNDNSQGKLKKEIEKELQIDLNNFVKSLQNDKLDPIGLGLFARSFKYSEWKKVEDNWVGAFQQSKIKVNVKVIVVDKGISM; encoded by the coding sequence GTGAAAAAGATTGCCAAATGTTTGTTAATTGTTATGTTATTAATTGGTTTAACAGGCTGTAAAGATAAAATTAATATTGAAGACATTACAATGGCACTTTTATATGGAATCGATATAGACGAGCAAGGTGAAGTTAATGTTTATATGGCAAGCCCTGTTTTTAGTAAAGAAGCGAATGAAAAAAATGAACAATTTAAGGTGAAAAGTTTGTCAATAAAAGAAGCTAGTGATTTTATAGATTCAAGAGCAACAGGAATTACAGCAGGGGGAAAAGTACAAACTGTATTAATTGGTAGAAAAATAATTAATTATAAAGACTGGTTTTCTATTTTAGATGTATTTTACCGTGATCCAAAGATGCGTCTTAATGCTGATATCGTATTTGTTAATGGTCAAGTTTCAGATGTAATTGAATTTAGTCCAAAAAATAAGCCAAGATTATCAATATTTATTCCTCAATTAATAAAAACAGCTAATTTTAGAAATGTCTCCGTGCGAACATCATTGAGAAATTATTACAGTATGAATTTAGAAAAAGGAATTACACCTTTTGCACCGGAAGTAACTTTAAAAGATAATATTTTGGAAATCAGTGGAACTACATTATTAAACAATCAAAACCAATATCGTAGGACTCTATCATTAAAGGAAACATTACTATTAAAAATTTTACGAGCTAATACAGAAGGTCAATTATCTATGTGGTTAAAAGCGAAACAACATAAAAAAAATGAAAATACTATATCTAAAGAAAAAATAAGTTTTTATATAATGGATGTTAAAAGAAATATAAAAAAGAAATATAAAGATGGTAAATATGAATTTAATATAAACCTTAAATTACCGGTAGCAATAACTGAATCTCCAATAAAGTTAAATGACAATTCGCAAGGAAAATTAAAAAAAGAAATAGAAAAAGAATTACAAATAGATCTAAATAATTTTGTTAAATCCCTTCAAAATGACAAGTTGGATCCAATTGGCCTAGGTCTTTTTGCAAGATCATTTAAATACTCAGAGTGGAAAAAAGTAGAAGATAATTGGGTTGGTGCATTTCAACAATCAAAAATTAAGGTTAATGTTAAGGTTATTGTGGTTGATAAAGGGATATCAATGTAA
- a CDS encoding GerAB/ArcD/ProY family transporter: MNITRLNISYYQFVLTIFGVQIGIGMVSLPHELAGKSGTSGWISILIGGLISTLLSIFYIKIIQKVPHENFSSLMTIYLGKIIGKACLFLLSIYFLYAAYLVLMLSVLFVQGYLLQHTGAYIILFLFLIPTYQLITGGIHLIAKYIETIFPIVILFLLMLFLTLEEPNFKNLFPIIKEGWMPILKSVPSTTMSFLGLEIIFVIYPYLDKKEKAVNGVIIANMMSSFTYLFVTIVSFVNYGPYEILSVFSPVIDMLSIIEFQFIERMDVILLSLLFMVISKTWVTYFWAGLDGFFVLYKIKRFPLFVITFFSIIFICTYLFIPSFKLIHFQLKILSYMGLIVILGLPLLLWIGGIVKKDKFRVTTK; encoded by the coding sequence ATGAATATCACCAGATTGAACATTTCATACTACCAATTTGTTCTTACAATTTTTGGAGTACAAATAGGAATTGGAATGGTATCTCTACCTCATGAATTAGCTGGAAAATCAGGTACTAGCGGTTGGATTTCAATATTAATTGGAGGTTTAATCTCTACATTACTTAGTATTTTTTATATAAAAATAATCCAAAAAGTTCCACACGAAAATTTTTCGTCTCTAATGACTATTTATTTAGGTAAAATAATTGGGAAAGCATGTTTATTTTTACTGTCAATCTATTTCTTATATGCTGCTTATTTAGTATTAATGTTATCTGTATTATTTGTTCAAGGTTATTTACTTCAACATACTGGTGCTTATATTATATTGTTCTTATTTCTAATCCCGACTTATCAATTAATAACAGGTGGTATTCATTTAATTGCGAAATATATCGAAACGATCTTTCCAATCGTTATTCTTTTCTTACTTATGTTATTTTTAACATTAGAAGAGCCAAACTTTAAAAATCTATTTCCTATCATTAAAGAAGGCTGGATGCCTATTTTAAAATCTGTTCCTTCAACGACAATGTCATTTTTAGGACTTGAAATAATATTCGTAATCTATCCATATTTAGATAAAAAAGAAAAAGCAGTGAATGGCGTAATTATTGCTAATATGATGAGTTCGTTTACATATTTATTTGTAACAATAGTTAGTTTTGTGAATTATGGTCCTTATGAAATATTATCTGTTTTTTCACCTGTTATTGATATGTTAAGTATTATCGAATTTCAATTTATAGAGCGAATGGATGTAATTCTATTATCATTACTATTTATGGTAATTTCAAAAACATGGGTTACTTATTTTTGGGCAGGATTGGACGGTTTTTTTGTGTTATATAAAATAAAAAGATTTCCACTTTTTGTTATAACTTTTTTTAGCATAATCTTCATTTGTACGTATCTATTCATTCCGTCCTTTAAATTAATTCATTTTCAATTAAAAATCCTTTCTTATATGGGACTTATCGTTATTTTAGGATTACCTCTACTTTTATGGATAGGTGGAATAGTAAAAAAAGATAAGTTTAGGGTGACAACAAAGTGA
- a CDS encoding AAA family ATPase: MSTQQFEEELQYLNTILDEMERQLTKLEGIPVYSGSDVTEQVLEGIRENNRRNLRLAKNEPYFGRMDFEEEQKDALPIYIGKVGVSDQATENPMVIDWRAPIASMFYSFTGGDDLAYYESPEGIIEGIIYLKRNIVIRKKNLQRVVDTYVKGNQDLSVTDDFLLYRLSENKDNRLKDIVSTIQSEQNDIIRSSKNTPLVIQGVAGSGKTTVALHRLAFLIYQYRETLKADKMIIFAPNNMFLDYISNVLPELGVGGIQQTTFSDWALTTLHYEVKLKDSSENQKKWFAIGADRLEINDTTPGKWKGSTHFMNFIDRCMDDYEASAVPDSDFKPWKNKMIDKETLKNWFNIEYKHYPLAKRRERIIARLKQWIDNELKYIEETNIKKEKKKKATQYLNTYMKQWPKHTALSFYKTLFTNTSQVDEIPKDIIKTTSLSCKKKEMDQEDLAPLVYIHNRLFGIESKQKFHHVIVDEAQDFSAFQIALLRQLTIGNSFTILGDLSQAIHEYQGINTWDEFLDVFEEKEVKYYELNRSYRSTMEIIHFANEIINKANIPVSLANPVFRSGEKVKIIEVNQTNRIQKIIKSIELLQKDNMDTIAIIGRTEDECAILHKALSDAGQEATFIHAKQRKYEGGISVVPVYLSKGLEFDAVLLVDVDDLHYEESKQNAKLLYVGCTRALHNLLVFYSGNKSPLLENISASE, encoded by the coding sequence ATGTCTACACAACAATTCGAAGAAGAACTTCAATACTTAAACACAATTTTAGATGAAATGGAGCGGCAGCTAACAAAGCTTGAAGGGATTCCGGTTTATTCTGGTAGTGACGTAACTGAGCAAGTACTTGAAGGAATTCGAGAAAACAATCGAAGAAATCTTCGTTTAGCTAAAAATGAACCATATTTTGGTAGAATGGATTTTGAAGAAGAGCAAAAGGATGCATTACCGATTTATATTGGAAAAGTAGGCGTATCGGACCAAGCGACAGAAAATCCAATGGTAATCGATTGGCGTGCTCCTATTGCCAGTATGTTTTATTCGTTTACAGGTGGAGATGATCTGGCTTATTATGAATCTCCTGAAGGTATTATCGAAGGCATAATCTATTTAAAACGAAACATCGTAATCCGCAAAAAAAATCTCCAACGCGTTGTAGATACATATGTTAAAGGAAATCAAGATTTATCAGTTACTGATGATTTTCTTCTTTATCGTTTAAGCGAAAACAAAGATAATCGTTTAAAGGATATTGTTTCTACTATTCAATCTGAACAAAATGATATAATACGTTCATCTAAAAATACACCTTTAGTCATACAAGGGGTTGCAGGAAGTGGAAAAACTACTGTCGCTCTTCATCGACTTGCATTTCTGATTTATCAATACCGTGAAACATTAAAGGCCGATAAAATGATTATTTTTGCACCAAACAATATGTTTCTTGATTATATTTCAAACGTACTGCCAGAGTTAGGAGTAGGAGGGATTCAACAAACAACCTTTTCAGATTGGGCATTAACTACTCTCCACTATGAAGTAAAACTTAAGGATTCATCCGAAAATCAAAAAAAGTGGTTCGCAATTGGTGCTGATCGCCTTGAAATCAATGATACTACTCCAGGGAAATGGAAAGGCTCAACCCATTTTATGAATTTTATTGATCGTTGCATGGATGATTACGAAGCCTCAGCTGTTCCTGATAGTGATTTTAAACCATGGAAAAATAAAATGATTGATAAAGAAACACTAAAAAATTGGTTTAACATTGAATACAAGCATTATCCACTTGCTAAACGAAGAGAGCGTATTATAGCAAGGCTTAAGCAATGGATTGATAATGAATTAAAGTATATTGAAGAGACGAACATAAAAAAAGAGAAAAAGAAAAAAGCAACTCAATATTTAAATACTTATATGAAGCAATGGCCAAAGCATACAGCACTTTCTTTCTATAAAACACTATTTACAAATACATCACAAGTAGATGAAATACCAAAAGATATTATTAAGACGACTTCTTTGAGTTGTAAAAAGAAAGAAATGGACCAAGAAGATTTAGCTCCGCTTGTCTATATACATAATCGGCTTTTTGGAATCGAGTCAAAGCAAAAATTTCATCATGTAATTGTAGACGAAGCACAAGATTTCTCAGCTTTTCAAATAGCCTTATTAAGGCAATTAACTATAGGAAATTCATTTACCATTTTGGGGGATTTATCTCAAGCTATCCACGAATACCAAGGCATCAATACATGGGATGAATTTTTAGATGTTTTTGAAGAGAAAGAAGTAAAATATTACGAATTAAATCGAAGCTACCGCTCTACAATGGAAATCATTCACTTTGCTAACGAAATTATTAATAAGGCCAACATACCTGTTAGCCTAGCTAATCCAGTATTTCGTAGTGGTGAAAAAGTAAAAATAATAGAAGTTAATCAAACAAATCGCATTCAAAAAATAATCAAATCAATTGAACTTTTGCAAAAAGATAATATGGATACGATTGCAATTATCGGGCGTACCGAGGATGAGTGTGCAATATTGCATAAAGCCTTATCAGACGCAGGACAAGAGGCGACCTTTATTCATGCTAAACAGAGAAAATACGAAGGCGGTATTTCTGTAGTACCAGTTTATCTTTCAAAAGGACTAGAATTTGATGCCGTTCTCCTTGTCGACGTAGATGATCTGCATTACGAAGAGTCTAAACAGAACGCTAAATTGCTTTATGTAGGTTGTACCCGTGCACTCCACAATTTATTAGTATTCTACTCAGGAAATAAGTCTCCACTTCTTGAGAATATTAGTGCATCAGAATAA